From Pleurocapsa sp. PCC 7319:
CAAAGTTTCCAGGTTTCGCTAAGAGTAATTTCCATTTGTTGACCGCTTCGCGGTAGCCGTTAGCTTTTAGCCCTTCGGGAGCGGGCGCGTTCCCTTGCGTCTTACGCCGTCAAACAAGGATACCGCTTCGCATAACGCGGGGTCGCCCTTACTTTTAGCTTTTAGCTGTAGGCGAAGTTCATATCAGATTTCGGACATCTGTGCAATCGCTCGTGAAATTGTCAGAGCTTTAGTCTCGATCGCATTATTTCATTTATTTATCCTCCAATATTGATAATTTGAGGGACTTTTCTAAGAATTGCAATAGGGCTACGTTTGTTCCCAAGCGATCGATTTCGCTCCTGTATTCGGTTACAGCCCGAACAAAACGCGGGGATTGAGTGAGGTCGCCAAACACTTCCTCTATATCCAGTAAGGGTTGGGGATTTGAGCCAGCTACACGAGCGCGTTCTGTAAGAAGATCTGCTCTAGAATCTTCGATAGTTAGAGGCTGACCTTGCTCATCAGTACCTTTTAGGCAGCGAAACCAAAGGGCGATGGTAAAGCTTAAGTAATCTATCGAACCATCTTGTTCTAGCTGATCGCGTAGGCTACCAAAGATAAACTTAGGCAGTTTGTCAGAGCTATTGAGACAAAGACGGGATAGGCGATCGCTAACTTTAGGATTGGCAAATCGCTCGATTAGGGTTTGTTTGTATTCCTTAATGTCCACACCTGGCAGGGGTGAGAGAGTGGGTGTTACCTCATCCATTAAGCCTGCAATAGCCCGTCGGATCGGTTCGTAGTTCATGGCTTCTGAGGTATAGGTATAGCCCAGCAGCGAACCTAAATAGCCTAATAACGAATGACCCGCATTGAGCAATCGCAGCTTCGCCAGTTCGTAGGGATGAACATCATCGGTCATTTGTATGCCGACAGCTTCCCAGTTGGGTCGTCCCGCACAGAATTTATCCTCAATCACCCACTGATTAAAGGGTTCGGCTACCACGGGCCAAGCATCGTCAATGCCAAAGCGATCGCGCACCAATTGGATCTCGGCGGGAGTAGTGGCAGGGGTAATGCGATCGACCATGCTGTTAGGAAATGCCACGTTACGCTCGATCCACTCTCCCAAATCTGGATTTTGCAGCTTGGCAAAGGCGGTCAGCATTTTACCGAGAACCCTGCCGTTGCCCTGGACATTATCGCAGGATAAGACGGTGAAAGGCGGCAAGCCATTTTGTCGTCGTTGTTTCAGGGCAGCGGTTAGGAAGCCATACACCCCTTTCGGGCGATCGGGATGCTGTAAGTCATGCTGGATAGTGGGATGTTGGGCATCGAACTCGCCAGTACCTTCAATTACAAAGTAACCTCCTTCGGTAATAGTTAGAGTAACAATTTTGCACTCCTCCCCTGCTAGGACATCTATCACAGCCTGGGGGTTTTCTGGTGCCATTAAATATCGGGTAATCGAGCCGATAATTCGGGCAGTGTCTTGCTCTGGAGAACGTTCGATCAAAGTGTACAGACAGTCTTGAGTCTGCAAAATATCTCGCTTGTTCTTATCGTTTGACAAACCAACACCACAGATACCCCAGGTGCTTCCCTGGTTGTCGTTCCCTCGTTGCTCGTGTTCGATATATTCGTCTAAATAGAGAGCTTGGTGGGCGCGATGAAAACCGCCTACGCCGATATGAACAATGCCATTTGTCACCGCATTACGATCGTACTGAGGGATGCGAGCCTGCTCAGACAGTTGCGAGAGATTGCTCTGATTAAGAGGAATAGCGGTCTTTGTCGATTGTTTGTTCGATTGAGTTGGGGAATGGTTGGATGGGGCGAAGCTGCTCATGGGATTGTTCTGCTGTAAAGTTATGTTGTTGGGCTTTAGGAATAGCTAGATCGTTGGAGTCGAATATGTGGCATAGGTTGCCGTCGATATAAATAGGTACGCGATCGCCAACTGTCGCTCTGATATCACCTTCGGCTTGGACGATCAGGGTATCGCCACCTGGCGCTCTAACATAGAGAGAAGTAGCATCACCAAGACGTTCCACTACAAGGACTTCACCCATTAGAGTAGGATTATTGGCATCGATGCGTAGATGTTCGGGGCGGATGCCCAGAGTAGAGCGATCGCCTACTATTAAAGTTTTTGGCTGTACTGGCACGGTTACAGTCCCATCACCAGGCAGTCTTAAGGTAGTGCCTGAATCTTGAACGCTAGTAGTCATGACCGATAGGAAATTCATCTTCGGAGAACCAATAAATCCCGCGACAAAGCGATTGCGGGGATGATGGTATAGTTCCATCGGCGTACCGATTTGTTCGATAATGCCACCTTGGAGAACCACAATTTTGGTAGCTAAGGTCATTGCTTCAATCTGATCGTGGGTGACATAGATCATCGTAGACTCTAAGCTGTTATGCAGACTGGCAAGCTCTAATCGCATCTGTCCCCGCAAAGCTGCATCCAGGTTAGATAATGGCTCATCAAACAAAAATACTTTAGGATTTCGGACTAATGCACGACCGATAGCTACCCTCTGTCGCTGTCCCCCAGAAAGCGCACCAGGCTTACGTTGTAACAGTGGTTCTAGCTGTAAAACCCCAGCGACTTCTTTTGCCCTGGCGAGTCGTTTGGCTTTGGACATCCCTGCTAGTCGCAAACTAAAGGACATATTTTCGGCTACCGTCATGTGAGGATAGAGGGCATAGGTTTGAAACACCATTGCCAGCCCTCGTTGGTCTGGGGGAACGTGGTTCATCCGTTCGCCATCGATTAATAGATCTCCAGAGGTAATTTCCTCTAGTCCCGCGATCATTCTGAGGAGGGTAGATTTACCGCAGCCAGAGGGTCCGACGAAGACTACAAATTCGCGGTCTTCAATATCTAGATCTATGCCTTTAATAATCTCTGTATCGGTGTAGGTTTTGCGGATGTTTCTTAAAGTTACAGTTGACATGATTTTAATTTTTTTAATGAACTATGAATGGTTTTGGCTTTTAGCTTTTAGCTTTTAGCCTTTAGCCTTTAGCCTTTAGCTCTTAGCCTTTAGCCTTTAGCCTTTAGCCTTTAGCTCTTAGCCTTTAGCCTTTAGCCTTTAGCCTTTAGCCTTTAGCTTTTAGCCTTTAGCCTTTAGCTTTTAGCTTTTAGCTGCTTGTAGTACAATATGGGTATTAATAATTACTATTGTTTAGATGCAAAGCTTTACCGATCTCAAAGTCTGGCAAAGAGCTCATGAATTCACCCTGCTAATCTACAAAGCTACAGCTAACTTTCCTAGCGAAGAAAAATTTGGTTTAACTAGCCAATTAAGAAGAGCAGCAGTTAGTATTGAGTCAAACATAGCTGAGGGAAGAGGTAGAGGCAGCGACAAAGATTTTGGCAGATTTATATCTATGGCAATGGGTAGCTGTTTTGAACGTGAGAGATGCGTCGTTTTACGGCGCAAATCTAATCACGTTGTTGAAGTTAAAAGCCAGATATTAATTGCTAGAGACTTAAACTTTATTTCAGCAACACAATCAGATTTTCTAGAAGTAAAGGTTGATGAAGTATCAAGGATGCTAAACTCTTTAAAGATAAAGCTAATGGCTAATAGCTAATGGCTTTAAACAAATACTCTGATTGTTATTTACATAAACAACTTGAAATTAAATCAAGCTAATGGCTAATGGCTTACAGCTAATGGCTGGAAGCAAAGCTTACTTGACTGCTCCAAATGTAAGACCTCGAACCAGTTGCTTTTGACTAATCCAACCAAAGATTAGAATTGGCGCGATCGCCATTGTGGAAGCTGCTGATAGTTTTGCCCAAAATAGTCCTTGGGGACTGGAGAAAGAGGCGATAAACGCGGTTAAGGGGGCTGCATCGAAGGTAGTTAGATTGAGACTCCAAAAGGCTTCATTCCAGGAGAGGATAATTGAAAGCAGTGCGGTGGAGGCAATTCCAGGCAGGGCTAGAGGTAGCAGTACATATGCCACTTCTTGATAGGTGGTTGCGCCATCCATGCGATCGGCTTCGAGAATTTCTTTTGGCACTTCTTTGAAAAAGCTATAGATCATCCAGACCACAATCGGCAAGTTAATCAGGGTATAGATGATAATCAAACCGATACGAGTATCTAACAATCCTGTTTCGCGACCGAGTATATAAATTGGTACTAATACACCAACTGAGGGCAGCATTTTGGTTGAAAGCATCCACAGCAAAGTGCTTTTAGTGCGTTTGGTCGGGAAGAAAGACATAGCGTAGGCTGCGGGAACTGCTAAGAGTAGTGCCAAGATGGTTGCACCGACGGAGATAATGATACTGTTCCAGGCGAAGTTAAAATAAGCAGCCCGTTCTTGAACGGCAACATAGTTTTCTATGGTTGGGGTAAAGAATAGCTGAGGTGGTGTTGCTACTGCGACTACTTCGGTTTTAAAGCTGGTGATAAACATCCAGAAGATCGGGAAGAACAGAATACAGGCGACTAGCCAACCTAGCAAGCCGATGAGCCACTTATTAGATTTAGATTTATTGGTAGTCATTTTATTTTAAGTACGTCTAATGTGAATTAAGAAATTTTGAAATCCTTTGAATACGTTTTATGGAGATAAAATTTTCTTTGTCTAACTGATAAATTCAAATTTACGAATTTTTTCAGAAGCTAAAAGCTAAAGGCTAAAGGCTAGACTTTTTAAGTATCTAAATTACTCGCAACGCTACGGACTAAGAAAATCGCGACGATATTAGCTAGCACTACAGCAATCAAACCGCCAGCAGAAGCTCCACCAACGTCAAACTCTAGTAATGCTTTTAGATAGATGTAGTAAGCTAAGTTAGTGGTTGCCAGTCCTGGTCCACCACCAGTGGTAACGAAAATTTCGCCAAAGATAGCTAGAAAGAAGATCGTCTCGATCATTGCTACTACTGCGATCGCCCGACTTAAATGAGGCAGCACTACAAATCGAAACAGTGCAAAGGGTTTAGCCCCATCCATGCGCGCAGCTTCAAGCTGGTCGGTACTAAGGGACTGAATCGCCGTTAATAAAATAAGTAAGGCAAAGGGCAGCCATTCCCAAGAAACAATGATGATAATTGACAACAGGGGAAAATCGGTAAACCAGTCGATCACACCTAAACCCAGACCCTGAGTAATTTGAGCAAACAGCCCGTTAACTGGGTGCATCAACATATTTTTCCAAATCAAGGCACTCACCGTTGGCATAACGAAAAACGGTGAAATTGCTAGGACGCGGGCAATACCCTGACCTGGAAATTCCTGGTTAAACAGTACTGCCAAGAGAGTGCCTAAGCCAATTGTAATCAGCAGTACGGACGCGACTAGAATCAAGGTAGTACCAATCGAGATCCACAATGCAGGATCGGTCAGAATAAAGATAAAGTTTCCTAAACCAATAAACTCGCGGTTATCGGGAATTAAGAGGTTATATCGTTGGAAAGCAAACCAAATTGCCATTGCCAACGGCACTACCATCCAGAGAATCAGCACGATTACTGAGGGAGCGACCAACCCTAAAGTAGGAATCTTTCCTGACGATCGCTTTACAGGTTTAGAAGGTGGTTTTTGCGGTCTTGTTGCTACTGAAGTCATCGATTTACCTCTGTCTTAGCTTGCTCGTTGTTCTGGCTTTCTTCGATATAGCCCGTGTGACGCATAAACCGTTCGGCTACATTTTGCGATTGAGAAATCGCCTTTTCGACCGAAACCTTATCCGCCAAAGCTTCTGCCATACGCTGACCTACCTGAGTTCCGATCGCCTGAAATTCGGGAATGTCTACATATTGAATTCCCTTATAAGGTGTGGGTAAGGGAGAAGGCTGCTCGATATCGGCAGACTCAATTGAATTCAGTACGGTTTTGGCAAAGGGAGCAACTTCTTGATAGTTAGAATTTTCGTAAGTCGAGGTGCGTGTACCTGGTGGTACTCCAACCCAACCCGATTCGTCCGCCACCAGTTTGATGTATTCTTTAGAGGTTGCCCAAGTAATAAATCGCTGTGCTTCTTCGGGCGATCGCGATGTTTCAGGAATTGCTAAAGCCCAAGCCCACAACCAGTTTGAACCATTGGGATAAGACGCGACTGGTGCAGGGGCAAAACCAACTTTGTCGGCAACTTGCGAA
This genomic window contains:
- a CDS encoding mannitol dehydrogenase family protein — its product is MSSFAPSNHSPTQSNKQSTKTAIPLNQSNLSQLSEQARIPQYDRNAVTNGIVHIGVGGFHRAHQALYLDEYIEHEQRGNDNQGSTWGICGVGLSNDKNKRDILQTQDCLYTLIERSPEQDTARIIGSITRYLMAPENPQAVIDVLAGEECKIVTLTITEGGYFVIEGTGEFDAQHPTIQHDLQHPDRPKGVYGFLTAALKQRRQNGLPPFTVLSCDNVQGNGRVLGKMLTAFAKLQNPDLGEWIERNVAFPNSMVDRITPATTPAEIQLVRDRFGIDDAWPVVAEPFNQWVIEDKFCAGRPNWEAVGIQMTDDVHPYELAKLRLLNAGHSLLGYLGSLLGYTYTSEAMNYEPIRRAIAGLMDEVTPTLSPLPGVDIKEYKQTLIERFANPKVSDRLSRLCLNSSDKLPKFIFGSLRDQLEQDGSIDYLSFTIALWFRCLKGTDEQGQPLTIEDSRADLLTERARVAGSNPQPLLDIEEVFGDLTQSPRFVRAVTEYRSEIDRLGTNVALLQFLEKSLKLSILEDK
- a CDS encoding ABC transporter ATP-binding protein, with the translated sequence MSTVTLRNIRKTYTDTEIIKGIDLDIEDREFVVFVGPSGCGKSTLLRMIAGLEEITSGDLLIDGERMNHVPPDQRGLAMVFQTYALYPHMTVAENMSFSLRLAGMSKAKRLARAKEVAGVLQLEPLLQRKPGALSGGQRQRVAIGRALVRNPKVFLFDEPLSNLDAALRGQMRLELASLHNSLESTMIYVTHDQIEAMTLATKIVVLQGGIIEQIGTPMELYHHPRNRFVAGFIGSPKMNFLSVMTTSVQDSGTTLRLPGDGTVTVPVQPKTLIVGDRSTLGIRPEHLRIDANNPTLMGEVLVVERLGDATSLYVRAPGGDTLIVQAEGDIRATVGDRVPIYIDGNLCHIFDSNDLAIPKAQQHNFTAEQSHEQLRPIQPFPNSIEQTIDKDRYSS
- a CDS encoding four helix bundle protein; this translates as MQSFTDLKVWQRAHEFTLLIYKATANFPSEEKFGLTSQLRRAAVSIESNIAEGRGRGSDKDFGRFISMAMGSCFERERCVVLRRKSNHVVEVKSQILIARDLNFISATQSDFLEVKVDEVSRMLNSLKIKLMANS
- a CDS encoding carbohydrate ABC transporter permease, with the translated sequence MTTNKSKSNKWLIGLLGWLVACILFFPIFWMFITSFKTEVVAVATPPQLFFTPTIENYVAVQERAAYFNFAWNSIIISVGATILALLLAVPAAYAMSFFPTKRTKSTLLWMLSTKMLPSVGVLVPIYILGRETGLLDTRIGLIIIYTLINLPIVVWMIYSFFKEVPKEILEADRMDGATTYQEVAYVLLPLALPGIASTALLSIILSWNEAFWSLNLTTFDAAPLTAFIASFSSPQGLFWAKLSAASTMAIAPILIFGWISQKQLVRGLTFGAVK
- a CDS encoding carbohydrate ABC transporter permease — encoded protein: MTSVATRPQKPPSKPVKRSSGKIPTLGLVAPSVIVLILWMVVPLAMAIWFAFQRYNLLIPDNREFIGLGNFIFILTDPALWISIGTTLILVASVLLITIGLGTLLAVLFNQEFPGQGIARVLAISPFFVMPTVSALIWKNMLMHPVNGLFAQITQGLGLGVIDWFTDFPLLSIIIIVSWEWLPFALLILLTAIQSLSTDQLEAARMDGAKPFALFRFVVLPHLSRAIAVVAMIETIFFLAIFGEIFVTTGGGPGLATTNLAYYIYLKALLEFDVGGASAGGLIAVVLANIVAIFLVRSVASNLDT